The nucleotide window CCAGGAATTGTCTTTTACTTAAATTAAAAGCCTATGGAAACGATCATGATACAAGAAGCGAATGCTGCCACCCTGGACGTGGTTACCACCGCTTTGCAAATGGAAGGTTACAAGGTTTACAGCCTGACCGATAAACGCGAAAATATGCTGGAACTGATCAGGCGGCACCGCCCTAAACTGGTGTTGCTGGATTGCTGGCTGGGCCATTATTCAGGCCGGCAAATTTCACATTGGATCAAAGCGCACTTCCCTAATCTGCCAGTAATTGCGTTTAGCTGCGACAATGAGATCGACCGGGAATATCAGAGGTATGGTTTTGACGGATATGTTAAAAAGCCTTTCGACCTGCAAACACTTTATGATGTGATTAAAAAACATGTGCCCAGGCATCAAAAACACAAACGTGTGCCTATGTTTTCTTAATGTTTCGTTAAATTAACTAACATGGATATAAATTATTGGGAAACCGGCCTGTTTATTATTGTTATACTGTTGCTGGTAATATGGCTGGTTAGGCGCAATCGTAAAGATGAGCAAACCTTTGAGAAAGAAGTGATCCAATCTGAACTTAAACCTGAAGAAGAAAAAGATCATGATGAACCCTCTCCCGGATAGCGTTTGAGCGACCTCTACCGTTTTAAGAACGGAAATTAACACATAAATATAGGTTAACCCCACCTGCAATTAACCAGCACAAACACCTCAGGAGGCAATAGCTCTACTATTATTGAGGATGGCTATGGTAAGGTATTGTAAAATGGATAACACATCCCTTACTGGTTTCGCTTTCTACACTAATCGTCCCGCCTTGCAGGTTAACCAGTTGCCGGCAAAGATACAGCCCCAAACCCGTACCTGGTTTTAGGTGACCGCCGCCGGTTTGGTAATAACGGGTAAATAAGCCCGCCTGCTGCTCTTTCGGAATTCCTATCCCTGTATCTTTAACGCTTACCTCTAATAGGGTACTGTGGGCATTGGCCTGGTTTAATATTGCCATTACAATAACGCTACCCTTATCGGTATATTTAATGGCATTGCTTAGCAGGTTAACCATAACCTGTTTCAGTTTAAAAATATCACCTGCCACCTGGGCATCTTCATCTCCATCGAATTTCAGGCTTAACAGTATCCCTTTTTTCTCTGCCATAAAGTGCATGCTTTCTACCGCTTCCTTCAGCACCTTAAAAGGGGTAAAGATAACCCGTAACAACACCCCTCCCTGCTGATGCTCCAGTGCGCTTACATCCAGGATATTATTTACCGTTTCCATCAGCATAGCCGATGAAAGATTGATAGCCGCCACTTTTTTCTCCTGATCTGGCGATAGGGTGGTTTTATTAAGCATATAAATAGCGCCGGTAATAGCCGTCAGCGGGTTTCTTATCTCGTGGCTCATGGTAGCTAATATTTCCGATTTCTGGCCCGCCAGTGCTACTGCCCTTTCGTTTTCCATCAAATAATTTTGTTCAGCCTCCCCGGCCTTACGGATATAAATGATAAGCAATACAATAAAAATAAGGATAAGCGTAATAGCCACCCCAATAAAATGATCCATGTCTGC belongs to Mucilaginibacter boryungensis and includes:
- a CDS encoding sensor histidine kinase gives rise to the protein MRERVMKPGKAAKYLRNVFILFLLFTFMMTAGSVVLKYSIGQKLDALSARLKEPSPQQDISAILLDLNSAENDFQQANLNGHADKLKAYKSKLNNIFARINQLLIKYRADSARNFPGRRQQIARLVAQKLIISQRVFNLKQHFDSLLKATTPASLRAPTVKVRVRTDKADTTVSIRQEATKNSLLKRLKDAIVNKNQVKVLTIREKQHRDSVRHSLTPSQLLQQLNRQNAYLLLSNGQLIAANLNLLTQLHLLLQQLKDIDQFAWEASRNEVLQQYQSTTADMDHFIGVAITLILIFIVLLIIYIRKAGEAEQNYLMENERAVALAGQKSEILATMSHEIRNPLTAITGAIYMLNKTTLSPDQEKKVAAINLSSAMLMETVNNILDVSALEHQQGGVLLRVIFTPFKVLKEAVESMHFMAEKKGILLSLKFDGDEDAQVAGDIFKLKQVMVNLLSNAIKYTDKGSVIVMAILNQANAHSTLLEVSVKDTGIGIPKEQQAGLFTRYYQTGGGHLKPGTGLGLYLCRQLVNLQGGTISVESETSKGCVIHFTIPYHSHPQ
- a CDS encoding response regulator is translated as METIMIQEANAATLDVVTTALQMEGYKVYSLTDKRENMLELIRRHRPKLVLLDCWLGHYSGRQISHWIKAHFPNLPVIAFSCDNEIDREYQRYGFDGYVKKPFDLQTLYDVIKKHVPRHQKHKRVPMFS